In the genome of Myxococcus stipitatus, one region contains:
- a CDS encoding DUF5682 family protein translates to MDLDLLTRVHLFPVRHHSPRTTAVLGRWLEHVRPEVVLIEGPCDASALVDVLCDADTRPPIALLGYRTDDTPGSALWPFAEYSPEYAALHWAQAHAARALFIDIPAGVSLALAVPPETEAEAEAQEPAAETPPLPEAEEPITERFAREQGYRSFEELWEALFEAPDWTPEGFKGVLLAWADVLNAGPRPDHHRWRDAFMARRVLEVVASGVSPEKIAVVAGAAHVAAFVAKDVDAALEARLPVGVPCAVTVIPYSFPRLSEQLGYGAGNRAPHFYQKAHEAKCDFRRATLEVLIDFAGHLRMRGFTASLSDVLEAYRLAVTLSDLREKTAPGLDELREATIATLCRGDATHVDSFLWKSVVGHQVGRVASRIGKNSLQAEFWREVDSRHLPRTDSPETFTLRLSNEVEVGSSVFLHRLRVAGIPYATLAGTAQQKATSKEASAQAALTRVRESWQAQWTPSTDVALVEKIVLGDSLEAVTTRVLQEQLDAARSTGGAAEVLLESVITGCAQTLGAALRACDAHASTDVDLPSLASAARALSGLVAYGTSRAHTAMGDEAVAVLCQKTFTRALLRVHEACACAPDAVPAVMDALRTLHEVALAQPLADKAGWLAAARELMHSGTVHPSASGLATGLLYLSQELTEEEVAREVGLRLSLAVAPEVSASWLEGFLRVNALVLVKNRDVVKALDTFLVGIDPELFRQTLPVLRRALGVLGHTERRYLMENVVAVRRLGEQGRAVRTVLEEKDKEKLKDMSAELGKALDDLDDLL, encoded by the coding sequence ATGGACCTGGACCTGCTCACCCGGGTGCACCTGTTCCCGGTGCGCCACCACTCGCCGCGCACCACGGCGGTGCTCGGACGCTGGCTGGAGCACGTGAGGCCGGAGGTGGTGCTCATCGAGGGCCCCTGCGACGCCTCCGCGCTCGTGGACGTCCTGTGCGACGCGGACACCCGGCCTCCCATCGCCCTGCTCGGCTACCGCACGGATGACACGCCGGGCTCCGCGCTGTGGCCCTTCGCGGAGTATTCCCCCGAATACGCGGCGCTGCACTGGGCCCAGGCCCACGCCGCCCGCGCGCTCTTCATCGACATCCCCGCGGGCGTCAGTCTGGCCCTGGCGGTGCCTCCCGAGACAGAGGCGGAGGCGGAGGCCCAGGAGCCCGCGGCGGAGACGCCGCCTCTTCCGGAGGCGGAGGAGCCCATCACCGAGCGGTTCGCGCGGGAGCAGGGCTACCGCTCATTCGAGGAGCTGTGGGAGGCGCTGTTCGAGGCACCGGACTGGACGCCCGAGGGCTTCAAGGGCGTGCTGCTCGCGTGGGCGGACGTGCTCAACGCGGGGCCTCGCCCGGACCATCACCGCTGGCGCGATGCCTTCATGGCGCGGCGGGTGCTGGAGGTGGTGGCCAGCGGGGTCTCGCCCGAGAAGATCGCCGTCGTGGCGGGCGCCGCGCACGTGGCCGCCTTCGTCGCGAAGGACGTGGACGCCGCGCTGGAGGCCCGGCTCCCGGTAGGCGTGCCCTGCGCGGTGACGGTGATTCCGTACAGCTTTCCCCGCCTGTCCGAGCAGCTCGGCTACGGCGCGGGAAATCGCGCGCCGCACTTCTACCAGAAGGCCCATGAGGCGAAGTGTGACTTCCGGCGCGCGACGCTGGAGGTGCTCATCGACTTCGCCGGACACCTGCGCATGCGCGGCTTCACCGCGTCGCTGTCCGACGTGCTGGAGGCCTATCGGCTCGCGGTGACGCTGTCGGACCTGCGCGAGAAGACGGCGCCGGGCCTGGACGAGCTGCGCGAGGCCACCATCGCCACGCTGTGCCGAGGCGATGCGACCCACGTCGACTCCTTCCTGTGGAAGAGCGTGGTGGGCCACCAGGTGGGTCGCGTGGCCAGCCGCATCGGAAAGAACTCGCTCCAGGCGGAGTTCTGGCGGGAGGTGGACTCGCGCCACCTGCCGCGCACCGACAGCCCGGAGACCTTCACGCTGCGGTTGAGCAACGAGGTGGAGGTGGGCTCGTCGGTGTTCCTGCACCGGCTGCGGGTGGCGGGCATTCCCTACGCCACGCTCGCGGGCACCGCCCAGCAGAAGGCCACCTCCAAGGAGGCCAGCGCCCAGGCCGCGCTCACGCGCGTGCGGGAGTCGTGGCAGGCCCAGTGGACGCCATCCACCGACGTCGCGCTGGTGGAGAAGATTGTCCTGGGCGACTCGCTGGAGGCCGTGACGACGCGTGTCCTTCAGGAGCAACTGGACGCGGCGCGGAGCACGGGCGGCGCCGCGGAGGTGCTGCTGGAGTCGGTGATTACCGGCTGCGCGCAGACGCTGGGCGCCGCGCTGCGCGCGTGTGATGCCCATGCCTCCACGGACGTGGACCTGCCCTCGCTCGCCTCGGCGGCGCGGGCGCTGTCGGGACTCGTCGCGTATGGCACCTCCCGCGCGCATACGGCCATGGGCGACGAGGCCGTGGCCGTGCTCTGCCAGAAGACCTTCACTCGCGCGCTGCTGCGGGTGCACGAGGCCTGCGCCTGCGCGCCCGACGCCGTGCCCGCCGTGATGGATGCGCTGCGGACGCTGCACGAGGTGGCGCTGGCGCAGCCGCTCGCGGACAAGGCCGGGTGGCTCGCCGCGGCCCGGGAGCTGATGCACAGCGGCACCGTGCACCCTTCCGCGTCGGGACTGGCGACGGGGCTCTTGTACCTGTCGCAGGAGCTGACCGAGGAGGAGGTCGCGCGGGAAGTGGGGCTGCGGCTGTCGCTCGCGGTGGCGCCGGAGGTGAGCGCGTCGTGGCTGGAGGGCTTCCTGCGGGTCAACGCGCTGGTGCTGGTGAAGAACCGCGACGTGGTGAAGGCGCTCGACACGTTCCTGGTGGGCATCGACCCCGAGCTTTTTCGTCAGACCCTCCCGGTATTGAGAAGAGCCCTGGGCGTGCTCGGTCACACCGAGCGGCGCTACCTCATGGAGAACGTCGTGGCCGTGCGGCGGCTCGGAGAGCAGGGCCGCGCGGTGAGGACGGTGCTCGAGGAAAAGGACAAAGAGAAGCTCAAGGACATGAGCGCGGAGCTGGGCAAGGCGCTCGATGACCTGGACGACCTGCTATGA
- a CDS encoding VWA domain-containing protein has translation MSVDPKNLSEKDRDALLRWRLALGPVAEKTGACPSLRSLTGASGSVGLTGGDLEPLDDALSFVYGERTGGREGSRPYIPEWLGALRSFFRDDVIALVQKDAIEKKGLTQLLFEPETLPFLEKNVELVTTLVSARGLIPDEAKSLARTIVREVVDELRKKLESTVRTAVFGALRRDRTSPLPIARNIDWKRTIRHNLKGWDAENQRLVPERFYFWPNQRRHHEWDVTLVVDQSGSMAESVVYSSVMAAIFASLDVLRTRLVLFDTEVVDMTHLLSDPVEVLFSTQLGGGTDINRAVAYAQANHVQRPEKTLFLLITDLYEGGNAQELLARLRQLVDSRAKVLCLLALSDGGKPSYDQAMAKELTAMGIPCFGCTPRKLVDVVERVMRNQDLTPLLSSEKELSHG, from the coding sequence ATGAGCGTTGACCCCAAGAACCTCTCGGAGAAGGACCGCGACGCGCTCCTGCGCTGGCGGTTGGCGCTGGGCCCCGTCGCGGAGAAGACGGGGGCGTGTCCCTCGCTGCGCTCGCTGACGGGCGCCTCGGGCTCGGTGGGCCTGACGGGTGGAGACCTGGAGCCGCTGGATGACGCGCTCTCCTTCGTCTACGGCGAGCGCACTGGAGGACGCGAGGGCTCCAGGCCCTACATCCCCGAGTGGCTGGGCGCGCTGCGCAGCTTCTTCCGCGACGACGTGATTGCGCTCGTCCAGAAGGACGCCATCGAGAAGAAGGGCCTCACGCAGCTCCTGTTCGAGCCGGAGACGCTGCCCTTCCTCGAGAAGAACGTGGAGCTGGTGACGACGTTGGTGAGCGCGCGCGGGCTCATCCCGGACGAGGCGAAGTCCCTGGCGCGGACCATCGTCCGCGAGGTGGTGGACGAGCTGCGCAAGAAGCTGGAGTCCACCGTCCGCACGGCGGTCTTCGGAGCGCTGCGCCGCGACAGGACGAGCCCGCTGCCCATCGCGCGCAACATCGACTGGAAGCGCACGATTCGCCACAACCTCAAGGGCTGGGACGCGGAGAACCAGCGCCTGGTGCCCGAGCGCTTCTACTTCTGGCCCAACCAGCGGCGGCACCACGAGTGGGACGTGACGCTGGTGGTGGACCAGTCCGGCTCCATGGCGGAGAGCGTGGTCTACAGCTCCGTCATGGCCGCCATCTTCGCGTCGCTGGATGTGCTGCGCACGCGGCTGGTCCTGTTCGACACGGAGGTGGTGGACATGACGCACCTCCTGTCGGACCCGGTGGAGGTGCTGTTCTCCACGCAGCTCGGCGGCGGCACGGACATCAACCGCGCGGTGGCGTACGCGCAGGCGAACCACGTCCAGCGGCCGGAGAAGACGCTCTTCCTGTTGATCACGGACCTCTACGAGGGCGGCAACGCGCAGGAGCTGCTCGCGCGGCTGCGGCAGCTGGTGGACTCGCGCGCGAAGGTGCTGTGCCTGCTGGCGCTGTCGGACGGTGGCAAGCCCTCCTACGACCAGGCGATGGCGAAGGAGCTCACCGCGATGGGCATTCCGTGCTTCGGGTGCACGCCGCGCAAGCTGGTGGACGTGGTGGAGCGAGTGATGCGCAACCAGGACCTGACGCCGCTGCTGTCCTCCGAGAAGGAGCTGTCCCATGGCTGA
- a CDS encoding HEAT repeat domain-containing protein: MAELRKLAPGMSALTEVISDRDELAKGARIFDDKHITHLSRFENRLFADALGSGATPYKVSLVFGDGREVKGRCSCMAARSRPFCKHAAALLVAWSRAPESFVTADAPPAGAGGPAKKSVKKGKTETADLMKAGVAQVSTLVRELGLSGVASLSEDRASQVRALGETLRANGLRRLAASTVEVASLLEKAAERTGEFEAPAFTDLVADMLLTTRKVEKHLGGEALDDRYVEELIGKTWTKKDRAPVEGLTLLEYAFSARVTPDNFIIRESRFVELGSGRHYAEKQILPAFLKSVEPKRSHAGDVLEEAKGGQYPGFAPFRLDLDAELKRRPLDEAALVQLVEKSLPDVGAALAAFQEHRKDVFAPERLPMALRVQTLFASGKRSQLVDSKGQGLFLPADDPLDESISAALEGATLEMVLGDMALEAALPTLFPLAMVVKTAEGLRLRGLSRLEVEETPRRGRRRAVTSAAGSSSSSRTGWADAARDAGASRAAIALAEVRDELADKFSQGLSAVSPRAVEPLVARLKELGLEKPAVLLETLAQRPDVGERLDDFIKVYQVLGIALVRLAGSVQVEAEGLTPVLTHPSIRVRIPARPMTPAEVLQKRVQGELTRHEATAHVSRYYETLDDDSLLESLYPAWSDGMASAFIARAVARRPREQVMEVVKRALSEHHSRMVRRTAIQVLGQLGGRDARVLLDGLTRKGHDGGLRLFARETLNDVQAREKGPEAVATLSREREEKLRPFIHQALTEPARDARMGAVNELETLGLTQAWPALRQVFYGDPAYEVRHRAAMALAWLGDSEMLDRYLQRVETRGDTDAKAAIYALGVLGDVRGAQALLMAYADGWKSTLVAESLRAFGLAMLEPAVRLAETRPEALEREGLRALFRTWPREALTQVLLAHIETAREKPERLELFSTYLKLAGENTHGAGKVVAAALLDIPDAAKDKQLVRAAKKLLGIKA; the protein is encoded by the coding sequence ATGGCTGAGTTGCGAAAGCTGGCCCCGGGCATGAGCGCCCTGACGGAAGTCATCAGCGACCGGGACGAGCTGGCCAAGGGCGCGCGCATCTTCGACGACAAGCACATCACCCACCTGTCGCGCTTCGAGAACCGGCTGTTCGCGGACGCGCTCGGCTCCGGGGCGACGCCCTACAAGGTCTCGCTGGTGTTTGGCGATGGCCGCGAGGTGAAGGGGCGGTGCTCGTGCATGGCCGCGCGCTCGCGCCCGTTCTGCAAGCACGCGGCGGCGCTGCTGGTGGCGTGGTCTCGCGCGCCGGAGTCCTTCGTCACCGCCGACGCGCCTCCGGCTGGCGCGGGGGGCCCCGCGAAGAAGAGCGTGAAGAAGGGCAAGACGGAGACCGCGGACCTGATGAAGGCGGGCGTGGCCCAGGTCTCCACGCTGGTGCGGGAGCTGGGGCTGTCGGGTGTGGCGTCCCTCTCCGAGGACCGCGCCAGCCAGGTGCGCGCCCTGGGGGAGACCCTGCGCGCCAACGGGCTGCGCAGGCTCGCGGCCAGCACGGTGGAGGTGGCGAGCCTCCTGGAGAAGGCCGCCGAGCGCACCGGTGAGTTCGAGGCGCCCGCCTTCACCGACCTGGTGGCGGACATGCTGCTCACCACGCGCAAGGTGGAGAAGCACCTGGGCGGCGAGGCGCTCGACGACCGCTACGTCGAGGAGCTCATCGGCAAGACGTGGACGAAGAAGGACCGCGCGCCCGTCGAGGGCCTGACGCTGCTGGAGTACGCGTTCTCCGCGCGTGTCACGCCCGACAACTTCATCATCCGCGAGAGCCGCTTCGTGGAGCTCGGCTCCGGCAGGCACTACGCGGAGAAGCAGATCCTCCCCGCCTTCCTCAAGAGCGTGGAGCCCAAGCGGAGCCACGCGGGCGACGTGCTGGAGGAGGCGAAGGGGGGCCAGTATCCCGGCTTCGCGCCCTTCCGGCTGGACCTGGACGCGGAGCTGAAGCGCCGTCCCCTGGACGAAGCGGCCCTGGTCCAACTTGTGGAGAAGTCGCTCCCGGACGTGGGGGCCGCGCTCGCCGCCTTCCAGGAGCACCGCAAGGACGTCTTCGCGCCGGAGCGGTTGCCGATGGCGCTGCGCGTGCAGACGCTGTTCGCCAGCGGGAAGCGCTCCCAGCTCGTCGACTCGAAGGGCCAGGGCTTGTTCCTGCCGGCCGACGACCCGCTCGACGAGTCCATCTCCGCGGCCCTGGAGGGCGCGACGCTCGAGATGGTGCTCGGGGACATGGCCCTGGAGGCCGCGCTGCCCACGCTGTTCCCGTTGGCGATGGTGGTGAAGACCGCCGAGGGCCTGAGGCTGCGGGGCCTGTCCCGCCTGGAGGTGGAGGAGACGCCGCGGCGGGGACGCCGACGGGCGGTGACCTCCGCCGCCGGGTCTTCTTCCTCGTCGCGCACGGGCTGGGCGGACGCGGCGCGCGACGCGGGGGCCTCGCGCGCCGCCATCGCCCTGGCCGAGGTCCGGGACGAGCTGGCGGACAAGTTCTCCCAGGGCCTGTCCGCGGTGTCACCGCGCGCGGTGGAGCCGCTGGTGGCTCGGCTCAAGGAGCTGGGGCTGGAGAAGCCCGCCGTCCTGCTGGAGACGCTGGCGCAGCGGCCCGATGTCGGGGAGCGGCTGGATGACTTCATCAAGGTGTATCAGGTGCTGGGCATCGCCCTGGTCCGGCTGGCGGGGTCCGTCCAGGTGGAGGCCGAAGGGCTGACGCCTGTCCTCACCCATCCCAGCATCCGCGTGCGCATCCCCGCGCGGCCCATGACGCCCGCCGAGGTCCTCCAGAAGCGGGTGCAGGGCGAGCTGACGCGCCACGAGGCCACCGCGCACGTCTCGCGCTATTACGAGACGCTGGATGACGACTCGCTGCTGGAGTCGCTGTATCCCGCCTGGAGCGACGGCATGGCCAGCGCCTTCATCGCCAGGGCCGTGGCCCGCCGCCCGCGAGAGCAGGTGATGGAGGTGGTGAAGCGGGCCCTGTCCGAGCACCACAGCCGCATGGTGCGACGCACCGCCATCCAGGTGCTCGGCCAGCTGGGCGGGCGCGATGCGCGCGTGCTCCTCGATGGACTGACGCGCAAGGGGCATGACGGCGGCCTGCGCCTCTTCGCGCGCGAGACGCTGAATGACGTGCAGGCGCGGGAGAAGGGTCCGGAGGCCGTGGCGACGCTGAGCCGGGAGCGCGAGGAGAAGCTTCGCCCCTTCATCCATCAGGCCCTGACGGAGCCCGCGCGGGATGCGCGCATGGGCGCGGTGAACGAGCTGGAGACGCTGGGGCTGACGCAGGCGTGGCCCGCGCTGCGGCAGGTGTTCTACGGAGACCCCGCCTACGAGGTGCGGCACCGCGCGGCCATGGCGCTGGCGTGGCTGGGCGACTCGGAGATGCTGGACCGCTACCTGCAACGCGTGGAGACGCGCGGCGACACCGACGCCAAGGCGGCCATCTACGCGCTCGGCGTGCTGGGCGACGTGCGCGGCGCCCAGGCCCTGTTGATGGCGTACGCCGACGGGTGGAAGAGCACCCTCGTGGCCGAGTCCCTGCGCGCCTTCGGCCTGGCCATGCTGGAGCCCGCGGTGCGCCTGGCGGAGACGCGCCCGGAGGCCCTGGAGCGCGAGGGCCTGCGCGCGCTGTTCCGGACGTGGCCGCGCGAGGCGCTCACGCAGGTGCTGCTCGCCCACATCGAGACGGCGCGAGAGAAGCCCGAGCGGCTCGAGCTCTTCTCGACCTACCTCAAGCTCGCGGGGGAGAACACGCACGGGGCGGGGAAGGTCGTGGCGGCGGCGCTGCTCGACATTCCCGACGCGGCCAAGGACAAGCAGCTCGTGCGCGCGGCCAAGAAGCTGCTGGGCATCAAGGCCTAG
- a CDS encoding serine hydrolase domain-containing protein — MRRPHALLLLALWGLPGSTAHAQAPRGARAQRHARVDALFAPWSGKGTPGCAVAVSRDGVLDYARGHGRANLEDDVPITPRSVFNLASITKQFIAFSIGLLVQEGKVSMDDDVRKHIPELPDFGTPRTVAHLMHHISGLREQGQLMALAGWRGDDMTLEADNLWGIMRQRGVNFEPGAEVLYTNAAYGLLGLIVRRVSGKSLRDFADERLFKPLGMSDTRFQEGAFAVIPRRAIGYSPDKRQGDWRISMPQSDGSGSLFSTVGDLLKWQQNQLDGRVGGPAVRALMQTSGTLNDGTVTGYGGGLRLMEHRGLRTVGHDGMMGGFRTESVLFPDQRLSIVLLCNSGAIPSSELVWKVADVYLGNLMKDSLPPAVALPEAELAALAGNYWSPLTDEVVRLEVKDGALREVGGATAFVHIGEGAFRPGESKHVWRFTAPKPGAPRELHIRDAWPTSRPFIHVEAPLPTSADLLTLVGQYHSDEVEMTYAVRVVDAKLVLSWPRRGDVLLEPVGGDRFVSSVGAVSFTRAATGGVDGLLVSSRRLRRFRAERVGQEARLARP, encoded by the coding sequence ATGCGACGTCCCCACGCCCTCTTGCTGCTGGCCCTCTGGGGCCTTCCTGGAAGCACCGCCCATGCGCAGGCGCCCCGCGGCGCGCGGGCCCAGCGGCATGCCCGCGTCGATGCCCTCTTCGCGCCGTGGAGCGGCAAGGGCACGCCCGGCTGCGCGGTGGCGGTCTCTCGCGACGGCGTGCTGGACTACGCGCGGGGCCACGGCCGGGCGAACCTGGAGGACGACGTCCCCATCACGCCCAGGTCCGTGTTCAACCTGGCCTCCATCACCAAGCAGTTCATCGCGTTCTCCATCGGGCTCCTGGTGCAGGAGGGCAAGGTGTCGATGGACGACGACGTCCGGAAGCACATCCCGGAGCTGCCTGACTTCGGAACACCCCGCACCGTCGCGCACCTGATGCACCACATCAGCGGCTTGCGCGAGCAGGGCCAGCTGATGGCCCTGGCGGGTTGGCGCGGCGACGACATGACGCTCGAGGCGGACAACCTGTGGGGCATCATGCGTCAGCGTGGCGTGAACTTCGAGCCGGGCGCCGAGGTCCTCTACACCAATGCCGCATACGGGCTGCTGGGCCTCATCGTGCGCCGCGTGTCCGGCAAGTCGCTGCGGGACTTCGCCGACGAGCGTCTCTTCAAGCCGCTCGGCATGAGCGACACCCGGTTCCAGGAGGGGGCCTTCGCGGTCATTCCCCGGAGGGCCATCGGGTACTCGCCCGACAAGCGCCAGGGCGACTGGCGCATCAGCATGCCCCAGTCGGACGGCTCCGGCAGTTTGTTCAGCACCGTGGGGGACCTGCTGAAGTGGCAGCAGAACCAACTCGACGGGCGCGTCGGTGGGCCCGCGGTGAGGGCGCTGATGCAGACCTCCGGCACGCTGAATGACGGCACCGTGACGGGCTATGGCGGCGGCCTGCGGCTGATGGAGCATCGCGGCCTGCGCACGGTGGGCCATGACGGGATGATGGGCGGGTTCCGCACGGAGTCCGTCCTCTTCCCCGACCAGCGGCTCTCCATCGTCCTGCTGTGCAACAGCGGCGCGATTCCCTCCTCGGAGCTCGTGTGGAAGGTGGCCGACGTGTACCTGGGGAACCTCATGAAGGACTCGCTGCCGCCGGCCGTCGCATTGCCGGAGGCGGAGCTGGCCGCGCTCGCCGGCAACTACTGGAGCCCCTTGACGGACGAAGTCGTGCGACTGGAGGTCAAGGACGGCGCGCTGCGCGAGGTCGGTGGGGCCACGGCCTTCGTCCACATCGGCGAGGGCGCGTTCCGCCCGGGTGAGTCGAAACATGTCTGGCGTTTCACCGCGCCGAAGCCGGGGGCACCTCGCGAGCTGCACATCCGGGATGCGTGGCCCACGAGCAGACCCTTCATCCACGTGGAGGCGCCCCTTCCCACGAGCGCGGACCTGCTGACGCTCGTGGGCCAGTACCACAGCGACGAGGTCGAGATGACCTACGCGGTGCGGGTCGTGGACGCAAAGCTGGTGCTGAGCTGGCCTCGCCGAGGCGACGTCCTCCTGGAGCCCGTGGGCGGGGACCGGTTCGTCAGCTCGGTCGGCGCGGTGAGCTTCACGCGGGCGGCCACCGGCGGGGTCGACGGGCTGCTGGTGAGCAGCCGTCGCCTGCGTCGGTTCCGCGCGGAGCGGGTGGGGCAGGAGGCCCGCCTGGCTAGGCCTTGA